A stretch of the Bacteroidota bacterium genome encodes the following:
- a CDS encoding DUF4831 family protein, with protein MRYKYVFLFVIIQLFFIQAFAQIKVHRIGTSNTLNTKDGLFYSLPRTLLKVDVIVELRENIPGPLHEYAEKYLGLGKVIQEQSSHYEIKEVRISTFTQPDPEQSFFVYIDKKSKEDKSFNLSLTKSGIIKGVNLSNTVGQVNYEQVNVNLDSNNEKSLFNYFADHNFYQHIDTIVRRISIDTASFEQYFYNTTWLEKNLEQKAKETSEFIAKLRENRFLLLTGYQETNYAGSMVYMDTELKKMEAEYLSLFIGRTKKELILKSFVYLPQKNATGNQMVFNFSEKEGFISGPSRGTGVQIKIIPQQNSSAIDRFVQAVTTVEASDISGFYYCIPEQTNIQLLYNGEIIHETQKLINQFGIVVQSPSLKSEIEFDTETGMIKNIKVR; from the coding sequence ATGAGATACAAGTATGTTTTTTTATTCGTCATTATTCAGTTATTTTTTATTCAGGCATTTGCTCAAATAAAAGTTCACCGCATTGGAACTTCAAATACTTTGAATACTAAGGATGGACTGTTTTACTCACTTCCGAGAACACTATTAAAGGTTGATGTAATTGTTGAATTGAGGGAAAATATTCCCGGTCCGTTGCATGAATATGCTGAAAAATATCTGGGCCTTGGTAAGGTAATTCAGGAACAAAGTTCTCATTATGAAATCAAGGAAGTGCGAATAAGTACCTTCACTCAACCTGATCCCGAACAATCATTTTTTGTATATATCGATAAAAAATCGAAGGAAGATAAATCATTTAACTTAAGTTTAACAAAATCAGGGATTATTAAAGGGGTGAATTTGTCGAATACAGTAGGGCAGGTAAATTATGAACAAGTGAATGTAAATCTGGATTCTAACAACGAGAAATCTTTATTTAATTATTTCGCCGATCACAATTTTTATCAGCATATTGATACGATAGTCAGAAGAATAAGTATAGATACAGCTTCATTTGAGCAATATTTTTACAATACCACTTGGCTTGAGAAAAACCTGGAGCAAAAAGCAAAAGAAACATCTGAATTTATAGCTAAACTTCGTGAAAACCGATTTTTGTTGTTGACAGGCTATCAGGAAACAAATTATGCCGGAAGTATGGTCTATATGGATACCGAATTGAAAAAAATGGAAGCAGAATACCTTTCACTTTTTATAGGCAGAACTAAAAAGGAACTGATTTTAAAATCATTTGTTTATTTGCCTCAAAAGAATGCTACTGGTAACCAAATGGTTTTTAATTTTTCTGAAAAGGAGGGATTTATAAGTGGTCCATCTCGAGGTACCGGAGTGCAAATAAAAATCATTCCCCAGCAAAATTCATCTGCAATCGATCGGTTTGTACAAGCTGTTACTACAGTTGAAGCAAGCGATATAAGCGGCTTCTATTACTGTATCCCTGAGCAAACTAATATTCAACTCTTATATAACGGTGAAATTATTCATGAAACTCAAAAGTTGATCAACCAGTTTGGAATTGTTGTGCAAAGCCCATCATTAAAATCAGAAATTGAATTTGATACCGAAACCGGAATGATTAAAAACATTAAGGTGAGATAG
- a CDS encoding LytTR family DNA-binding domain-containing protein: MKTKCIIVDDEPLAIKLIKSHVSKFDFIEVVGECKSAIQAIDVLRTVNIDLMFLDINMPKITGLEFLKSLPHPPYVIITTAYREYALEGFDLNVVDYLLKPISFERFLKAINKYCERLAKNINLETTVSDSEIKKTFIYVQDGKTIHKINLDDILYFEGYGEYVKIHTIQKTYLSKETMHEYESNLHINHFIRTHKSYIASINKINAFTSTTILIQDKEIPIGRSYKESVNQTIAYSKK, translated from the coding sequence ATGAAAACTAAATGCATTATTGTTGATGATGAACCCCTTGCTATCAAATTAATAAAATCACATGTCTCTAAATTTGATTTTATTGAGGTAGTGGGCGAATGCAAATCAGCCATACAAGCGATTGACGTTTTAAGAACTGTAAATATCGATCTGATGTTTCTCGATATTAATATGCCCAAAATAACCGGTTTGGAATTTCTTAAATCACTGCCGCATCCACCTTATGTTATCATAACTACGGCATATCGGGAGTATGCACTTGAAGGCTTTGATCTCAATGTTGTCGATTACCTCTTAAAACCAATCTCATTCGAAAGATTTTTAAAAGCGATCAATAAATACTGCGAACGTCTGGCTAAAAATATCAATCTAGAAACAACAGTATCTGACTCTGAAATTAAAAAGACTTTTATTTATGTTCAGGATGGAAAAACGATTCATAAAATCAATTTGGATGACATCCTGTATTTTGAAGGATATGGCGAATATGTAAAGATTCATACGATTCAGAAGACTTATCTTTCGAAAGAAACGATGCATGAATATGAATCGAATTTACATATAAACCATTTTATCCGGACACATAAATCCTACATAGCTTCTATCAATAAAATCAATGCATTCACTTCTACAACAATCCTAATACAAGATAAGGAAATACCTATTGGCAGGTCCTATAAAGAGAGTGTCAACCAAACTATAGCATATTCGAAGAAATAA
- a CDS encoding glutamine synthetase III translates to MNNLRFKALDFINTRTAKKSTPPTGKLSEYYGTSTFNKRAMREFLPVDAFANIINAIESNEKIDRKMADQIAASMKAWAISHGASHYTHWFHPLTGSTAEKHDSFMHPIEEGRAIERFNGSELIQQEPDASSFPSGGIRSTFEARGYTAWDPSSPAFIIDDTLCIPTIFVSYTGEALDFKTPLLKSLNVIGKSAVDFCKLFGNEVKKVTPTLGIEQEYFLVDSALHAARPDLALTGRTVFGHASAKDQQLSDHYFGTIQERALEFMKDVEIESYKLGIPLKTRHNEVAPNQFECAPVFEEVNLAVDHNQMLMHLMQRIARHHDLVVLLHEKPFAGVNGSGKHNNWSMATDTGENLLSPGKTPKAKLRFIAFFVTVLKAISNNPDLLRASIAAAGNDHRLGGHEAPPAIISAFIGEQLSKTLDEIEKTGGITKATASDHNIFIPKIPEIFLDNTDRNRTSPFAFTGNKFEFRAVGSSATCAKPMIVLNLMVADQLKKFKNEVDALIKKKYKRNDAILKVIKQYIIDSKKIRFEGNNYSDEWIAEAKKRGLANITSTPPALKAYISKETIDLFERNNILTAKELEARYQINLENYTKKIQIESRVMGDLAKNHIIPIAIRYQNTLIENTLGLKQVLDEKTYVGLSRNQIQTIKDISEHISQVKMKTDEMLEERKIANRIEDFELKAKAYNEKVVPYFDEIRDHVDKLELLVDDELWPLPKYRELLFLR, encoded by the coding sequence AAAAATTGATCGTAAAATGGCTGATCAAATTGCCGCATCGATGAAGGCATGGGCAATTAGTCATGGTGCATCTCATTATACCCATTGGTTTCACCCGTTAACCGGTTCTACTGCTGAAAAGCATGATTCATTTATGCATCCGATTGAAGAAGGAAGAGCAATTGAACGTTTCAACGGATCTGAGTTGATTCAGCAGGAGCCCGATGCTTCTTCTTTCCCGAGTGGAGGAATAAGAAGTACTTTTGAGGCCAGGGGCTATACAGCCTGGGATCCTTCATCACCGGCATTTATTATAGATGATACTTTATGCATTCCTACTATTTTTGTTTCATATACAGGTGAAGCGCTTGATTTTAAGACCCCGTTGCTGAAATCGCTAAACGTTATTGGAAAATCAGCTGTTGATTTTTGTAAACTTTTTGGAAATGAAGTTAAAAAAGTGACCCCCACACTTGGTATTGAGCAGGAGTATTTTTTGGTTGATTCAGCCTTACATGCTGCCCGACCTGATTTAGCATTAACCGGTAGAACGGTTTTCGGACATGCATCGGCAAAGGATCAGCAGCTATCAGATCACTACTTTGGTACCATTCAGGAACGTGCGCTGGAGTTCATGAAAGATGTTGAAATTGAATCTTATAAATTAGGTATTCCTTTAAAAACCAGGCATAATGAAGTTGCACCGAACCAATTTGAGTGCGCACCTGTTTTCGAAGAAGTAAACCTTGCAGTTGATCACAATCAAATGTTGATGCACCTAATGCAGCGAATTGCAAGGCATCATGACTTGGTTGTATTATTGCACGAAAAACCATTTGCCGGGGTTAACGGATCGGGTAAGCATAATAACTGGTCGATGGCGACTGATACCGGTGAAAATTTATTGTCTCCGGGAAAAACACCGAAAGCGAAATTACGTTTTATCGCATTTTTTGTGACAGTTTTAAAGGCCATCAGCAATAACCCTGATTTATTAAGGGCAAGTATTGCAGCTGCTGGTAACGATCACCGATTAGGAGGGCATGAAGCTCCACCTGCGATTATTTCAGCATTTATTGGTGAGCAGTTATCCAAAACACTCGACGAAATTGAAAAGACAGGTGGAATTACTAAAGCAACTGCCTCAGATCATAATATATTTATACCCAAAATCCCTGAAATTTTTCTGGATAATACCGATCGGAATCGTACTTCTCCATTTGCATTTACAGGCAATAAATTTGAATTCAGGGCCGTGGGCTCTTCAGCAACTTGTGCCAAACCAATGATTGTTCTAAATCTGATGGTGGCTGATCAACTCAAAAAATTCAAGAATGAAGTAGATGCCCTGATCAAGAAAAAATATAAGCGAAACGATGCTATTTTAAAAGTGATCAAACAATATATCATCGATTCGAAGAAGATAAGATTCGAAGGAAATAACTATAGTGATGAATGGATTGCTGAAGCCAAAAAGAGGGGCCTTGCAAATATCACTTCAACTCCTCCTGCTCTGAAAGCATACATCTCGAAGGAAACGATCGATTTATTCGAGCGAAATAATATTTTAACGGCAAAAGAACTTGAGGCCAGATATCAGATCAATCTTGAAAATTACACTAAGAAGATTCAGATAGAATCAAGGGTTATGGGTGATTTGGCAAAAAATCATATCATCCCGATTGCCATCAGATATCAAAATACTTTAATTGAGAATACCTTAGGATTGAAGCAGGTTTTAGATGAAAAAACTTATGTTGGATTATCAAGAAATCAAATTCAAACGATTAAAGATATTTCGGAGCATATATCTCAGGTTAAGATGAAAACCGATGAAATGCTGGAGGAAAGAAAAATTGCCAATAGAATAGAAGATTTTGAATTAAAAGCCAAAGCTTATAATGAAAAGGTTGTTCCTTATTTTGATGAAATCAGAGATCATGTTGATAAACTTGAACTTCTGGTGGATGACGAATTATGGCCCTTGCCAAAATATCGGGAATTATTATTCTTAAGATAG